The sequence below is a genomic window from Littorina saxatilis isolate snail1 unplaced genomic scaffold, US_GU_Lsax_2.0 scaffold_1490, whole genome shotgun sequence.
TTACATCTTCTGACTCGTCGTTCGCCTCGCATTTTTAGACACCACTTGTAGTTTCCTATTTTTATAACTCGATGTTCTTAAAACCTTTTGAGTCTACCGTGACTTAGAAACAAATAAAAGGTTTCCTTTTAATGTGTGACTTAAAAGTTAACTGACTGCTGAACAAAATTGTTTGAGAAAATATGTAGGTTACGCAAAAGGTTTGCAGCTAAAACGAATATataatatatctatatatatatatacgactagtgtctgtctgtctgtctgtctgtctgttcgcgatgcacggccaaagttctcggtggatctttttcaaatttggacaccgtattcagctacaccccggacacaacctcatcgatgagatatttcaacacgtgctctcagcgcgcagcgctgtgtccgctgaaccgattttttttggttttttgttttggttgtcgggatccactaccagtaactcttccttatcttctccagtgttttctgccgcgattatctccctccctccgtgtggcgtcaatccatattcccgttactacgttactatttttagaaggtcactgcacgttactatttttagaaggtctccagtgttttgcgcgtttatctcctttccttcgtgcgccggctaAGCCGGCGTACCGgttgccgggtcccaggcgcagcctggtattcggctctacttcttcccggcgaagccggtacccggcgaagcgggtaatcatctagtctttatatatatctatatatatatacacgactagtgtctgtgtgtctgtctgtctgtctgtctgtctgtctgtctgtctgtctgtctgtctgttcgcgatgcacggccaaagttctcggtggatctttttcaaatttggacaccgtattcagctacaccccggacacaacctcatcgatgagatatttcaacacgtgctctcagcgcgcagcgctgtgtccgctgaaccgattttttgttgttgttgttgtcgggatctactaccagtaactcttccttatcttctccagtgttttcagccgcgattatcttccttcctccgtgaggcgtcaatccatattcccgttactacgttactatttttagaaggtcactgcacgttactatttttagaaggtctccagtgttttgcgcgtttatctcctttccttcgtgcgccggcgaagccggcgtacacccggcaaagccgggtcccaggcgcagcctggtattcggctctacttcttcccggcgaagcctgtacccggcgaagcgggtaatcatctagtattatATATATAGCCAGTAGAAAAGGTaacttcaaaacaaaacaaaacaaaaaaaaagaaaagaaaggataataagcagacaaacagaaagaaagaagaaaacaatacACTTTTCACATAATtatagaaacaagtcgcgtaaggcgaaataacaacatttagtcaagctgtcgaactcacagaatgaaactgaacgcactgcttttttcaccaagaccacatactcgtagtttcgtcagtccaccgctcgtggcaaaggcagtgaaatcgacaagccatgcagaatagtgctgtagtggtcgcgctgagcaggataacacgcttttctgtatgtctattctttttagcttactgagtttgtttttaatccaaacatatcatatctatatgtttttggaatcagggaccgacaaggaataagatgaaattgtttttaaatcgatgtcggaaaattaattttaatcataattttcatatttttaattttcagagcttgtttgtcatccaaatataacatatgtatatgattttggaatcagaaaataacgaagaataagatgaaattatttttggatcgtttaataaaaatatatttttaattacaagtttccgatttttaatgaccaaactcatccaatagtttttaagccaccaagttgaaatgctataccaaagtccggccttcgtcgaagattgctgtgccaaaatttcaatcaaattaatagttaacatgcgccttgagtcgccgtgtgtggtgagatacgtgcgcgatgtaaatcctcgtaaataaaataaaaataaataaataaataaataataatgagggtgtgacagtgccgcctcaacttttacaaaaagccggatatgacgtcatcaaaggtatttatcgcaaaaatgaaaaaaacgtccggggccggggatatcattcccaggtactctcatgtcaaatttcataaagattggtccagtcgtttagtctgaatcgctctacacacacacacgcacagacagtcagacactgGTCTTTCGAATGCCCGAACCGGTTGCACTTGACACAGCGCCTCACAGGAGCCACAAAAGGAGTGACGCGGAACTCCTGGTTCTCGAGGCGGACTGTGTCAGGCAACACAGATGTGGGTCTAAGGACGGCCACCCTGTCAGCTCTTGTACTAACCCCAAACACTGCATTAACTGTCTCGGGGATCACTCGGCGGCATACCTAGGGTGCCCCGAGTACAAACTCAGACAACGGGCAAACAAAATCAGGGCATGCTCTTACATCCCTTTCTCAGAAGCTTTGAGAAGAGCCAAAAACGAACTTCACACAGAAAATGAAACTAAACTGATGGCCAAGCATGCCGAAACTGACCTTCCTATGGTACATGATGACTTTTACAGAAGAGAAGAGTCCCTCAAACCCACATTTGCATCCATTGCAAACCCCAAATCACTAGGGGAAGCAGTGAACAAACAGGATTCTCATCCACGACCAGCTCCTAGACGTCGCCTTTCATATAAATCCACTGTtaccaccaaacaaacacaggcTCTACCTGACAAACAGCCGCAGGCTCTCCACAAAAAAATCACCAAAGACAAAGCAGAACTCATAAAACAAAAGGCGCGCCTTACAGCCGCAAAACACAAACTAGCccaaaagcaagaagatgaAATTGCACAGAAGGTGATGACAAAAATTGAAGCCAGCATTGGCCAGCAAATCTCCCTGGCCATTGAACAggacaaaatgaaaagaaaccaagcaGAGCTGGAACTGGCCACTCTTGCTATGGAAAAAATCCGCACTAGACCGGCAAGTCCTGAAAGAGAAGACCAGGGGCTGCATTGTTTTCTGGGGCAAATAATGACTGTAATTGTCGATGCCCAGTTCAAACAAAACCCCGGTTACCTCCTGGAATGCATGTCCAAGGTATACAAAAACCTAACCGGCAAGAATGTGACTCTTAAACAACCAAGCCCCGCTCTCCTCACACTCACCACACTAGGTGTCAGAGATCTTACAGAGACTGAAATAATTGGCCTTGGCAAGGCAATGCAAAATTTATAATGGATATGTTTCAAGtgaaaacacagacatacatgtccCTTGTGATTCTTCTGTTACTTGTTTTCCCCATGGCTAACTCAACGAGTAGAGCAGCACAACATCCACATTCTCCAAAACTAAAAAGGAACTTAAGCATTTTACAATGGAACTGCAGAAGTATAAATACCACCCTTAATTACCTCACACAGTTCTTAAGTGTCAGACAACCAGATATTCTAGCCCTACAGTCCTTAACTGTCCCAAAATATAAACTCCCTCAAATAGATGGGTATTATTACCCACCAGTTATAGACCCAGATgtgaaaagaaataaaacagatGTAGCAATCTATATTAAACTAGATATTCACTATCAACAGACCATGTCTCCCGCACCCACCGTTGGTGTTCATGGCTCAACATGCTCAATTGAGATCACGATGGAGGGGAGCGGCAAGGCAAACATTGTTAATGTATATTACCCCACGGGTTGTCGAGAAGAATACACAAAATGGATCAGGGACCTCCAAAGTGAGACACACAGCTGGGTAGTACTTGGAGATTTCAATGACCATCACGCACTTTGGGATGACAAACTcaagaacaacaacacacacagtcatttgGCAGACCATATAATAGACTCAGACATGGTTGTGTTAAATGACGGTACCCCTACTAGACTTGCTGATAATTACAAACAATCAGCCACAGCTATAGATTTAACTCTTGTCAGTACAAAACTAGCAAGTAGAGCTGACTGGACGATCATTCCCGACACACTTCACTCGGACCACAGGCCAATTCTACTCACACTACATAACATAAACCCCGGTCTCGCAGAGGACACAAGCCTTCCCAAATTCAATTATAAAATAGCCAACTGGTCGGCCTTCAGACAAGAATGTTCTACTTGCGACATAACCAAGATAGAATCAGAAAGCATAGAcacattttatgaaaacattagAGAATTCATCATATCAAAAGCTAATGTAACAATCCCAACAAACACCACcaacagaaataaaagaaagacaGCACCAAACCCCTGGTGGAATGATGACTGTGAACAGGCCAAAAACGCAAGAAACAGAGCCACATCAGACCTCTTGAAGAATGAAACAGATGCAAATCAAGAGGTAATGAGAGAAGCAAAAAGTCACATGTCCCACGCAGTCGCTAAAGCCAAGAGAGATTATTGGGAACAGTTTGTAAAGGATGAAGTAAATAACCCAGAGGATACTGGAAAAATTTGGAAAAAGATAACTAAAATCAAACACAGGTATAAACTCCCGGAAAAACCTTTGATAGTTGACAATAAACTCACCACAAACAACCTTGAAAAGGCTGAGCTTTTGGCAGCAACTTTTGCCAGGGCCAGTCAGACCGAACACCTTGAAGCAGACAGACGGGAATACAGAGAAGAACACCAAAAGACTTACACTCACCCAGCTGAAGATAACACCCTACCAATAAACCATCCTCTAACCAAAAAGGAGCTAAAGAAAGCAATAAAAAGCATAAAGACAGGAAACAAGTCCACTGGCAAAGATCCAATCTCATATAAAATGATACAACATTTCCCTGACTGCCTCCTTGACATACTGCTTAAGTTTTTCCAATCCTGTTATGAAAGCAACACAATTCCCAAGGCGTGGAAAGAAGCGCTGGTGATAGCAATTCCAAAAGACGGAAAACCAAAGCAGTTAGCATCTAGTTACAGGCCCATATCTCTCACGCCCCATATTGGCAAAATCTATGAACGAATCATCAAGAATAGGCTGGAACACTACTTAGAGAAACATGGCATCATCCCCACGTGCCAGGCCGGCTTCAGAAAGTCCAGGTCCTGTACAGATAACATTGTTAAACTAGCTGCCCACATTAAAAAAACTCGAGCAAGAAACAAAACCATGTTTGCCACCTTCTTTGACATTAAACGCGCCTACGATTCAGTCTGGCACACCAAACTATtggaaaaactgaaaaacattGGTATATCAGGAAGACTGTACAATTTCGTGAAGGAATTTATCAACGAAAGGACGTTAGAAGTCCGAGTAGGCAGAGATGTATCCACAGCACACAAAGTTAACATGGGAGTCCCTCAGGGCAGTGTCATTGCCCCGACATTGTTCAGCATCATGCTGTATGACATCCACAGAGCCGGGACGAATGGAACAGTGATTTCACTGTATGCAGACGACCTGGCTCTGTGGTCAAATCACAAACCAAGGGAAACTCAACACAAAACTAACTTAAAGAGATATCAAAACGCAGTAGACAAAATAATCCATTATTTGCACACAAACGGCTTTGAAATCGCCGCCGAAAAGACAACATTCATGGTTGTCACCAGAAAGAAGCTACACGAAAAATCCACAATTATcgtcaacaatacacccctGGAGTCTAAAAAACAAGTCAAATTCCTTGGCGTTACCTTCACCCCGAACCTAACATGGGGACCACACATCAAAAACCTTGTCGGCAAAACCAAGAAAGCACTAAGTCTCCTCAAAGTATTAAAACGAGAGACCTGGGCCTCAAATAAAGACAGCCTGCTTCACGTTACGAAAGCCATTATAAGATCCCGTTTAACATATGGTCAAGAAGCATTTTTTGCTGCATCAAAATCGAATCTAAAACTATTGGaaagagccgaaatggctgccctcaaaatcatctttgatctcccaaaaCACTCCATGAACAAACTAGTGTAAcaagaggctggctggctgcccctCGAGGAAGAAAGAAGGCTAAAGTCGGCGCAGTATGTATCAAGAGCCAGTACAGTTGATAATGCTGTGAACGAAGAGCTCACTGCTGAGTTCGACACGATAACCTCGGTcccttaccaaaacctaaaaagaaaaacacccacaatATACGAAGCAACAATCCCACTAGCAGACTATGTTCAACCGATATTACAAGAAAGTGGGGTGAACCCAGGTAGAATGGCCCAAATACCCATTAACCCCTTCCCCTTTTGGTTCATGGAGTCCCCCATtatcatccctgatcatgatctgggtATAACAAAGAAAGATAACCCTGTGCTTGTTTCATCAATAGTAAGAGAAATAATCTCAAACAGTTACAAAGATCACCTACAAATATTTACTGACGgctcaaaacaaaatgatggcCAAGCCGGCTGTGCTTTTGTCATCCCTGACctcaaaataacaaaaaaattcaaactcaaccaggatgtgtccattttcactgcagaaatgtacGCCATCTTAAGAGCATGCCACTATATCAATGACCTCCCTCAAcccccaacaagagtcgtgatcctctccgactcaaaatcagctctgactgctctccaaaatggttccagaaaccgggaagagcttcagacggaaatactgttcctctgtcaccagatcattgcctctGGAACAGAATTGACCCTTATGTACATCCCCTCACACACGGGGATCAGAGGCaatgatatggctgacagagcaGCAAAGGAATCTGTCACAGATCAAGCAGAATTTCATGACCTCAAATTAACAAAGAcggaagcaaaacacaaaatggccaaagttgcctggcgtcactgggaaacagaattaaaaacagaaggcgatgcccatggttggcttattctgccccgacaaacaaaacaaaacaggcctacactccccacccccctccttaaaatacttcgcagaattcgcacggatggatgcgctcacaagttctttccccgtctctgtgaatgtggaaagctaatatcttttttacacctctttgaccgctgccaatcactccaacaagatttccgcaacctacacacccttgtcaacgaacacaaactgaaaccccatgagtttttagataaacattgcacgcttcaatggaagccagcatacaccctgtgtctctcaatacataaggctgaaataggacatctgttttgaaaacttcatcccctctcctccttcccacccctcaacCCTATCTcccaccgacccccccccccccccccccacgcccaaCAACCAAAGCGCCTACAGCACCTATCACATTGCTCTATTCAAACAAGGCTAAATCACATACAccgccctcctacctgaacttaagttccccattctgatatattattttagcaagttatatttaatatttttatttggctaataattatttttatgtttctagttacgtatttatttacttattcagccagttctttattacattattttggcattatccaaaagtctaaaacatattttacataaataaaaagcaaataagcctacaaaaccgctccacttcaactatatttcgcgtacactatggcaacaaccccaacaaaatctttacttccatccccattttgaaatatcgcaacaacagacttccagatctataacacgatcatatgtgttctctgtttgcatgtctgtccagtgtcttgtccccccataaagcatatatcaacactacctgtcccaagataggccaattggttctaagaggacgttaaaactaattatcacagtcagacagacagacagacagacagacacacacacacacacacacacacacacacacacacacacacacgcacctaaagtgtggatggttacctaagaggcggcactgggtgtagtgcctttctagtgcacttgcactacaacagcactgggtgcagtactcgctccggcatcgaagaattttgcactaaaaaatgcacaaaatttgacctatttcgtcgcctatagaggacggaaagaatgtcattttgaacattgttatgacattctttccgtcaaaaaagtcaatttaacggtgttaaatgaagcgaccatccacacaattaggttgccatccagagtttaggttgccatccacgtgtggatggttgccttatggtgatttaggcaaccaaacctgtggaaacatgggtacacacacacacacacacacacacacacacacacaccacgaccctcgtctcgattccccctctatgttaaaacattttgtcaaaacttgactaaatgtaaatagtaacagaatgaaTCTCAGTTATAaaaccacacactcacaaacgtgtgtgtgtgtgtttgtgtgtttgtgtgtatgtgtgtatgtgtgtgtatgtgtgtgtgtgtgtgtatgtgtgtgtgtgtgtgtgcgtgcgtgcgtgtgtgcgtgtgtgtgggcgtgcgtgcttgcgtgtgtgtgtgtgcgtgcgtgccgtgcgtgcgtgcgtgcgtgcgtgcgtaggtgCATGCGTGCACTTGTgcatgcgcgcgtgtttgtACTTACGCCCATATAAATTACAACACCCtcgcggacagacagacagacggacggacacacacacacacacacacacacacacacacactcacgcacgtaaccacgcacgcacacatgcacacacacacgcacagacaaacacacacacacacacacacacacgcacacttttacacctctctctctctcacaccaaCTAAagacacccacacgcacacatcttACTCGCTAAACGCAGCAGAACTTTCTCTCAGTTTGGAAAATATTTATTCCTGTACAGCAAAACATTATCAAACACACAAGAGGAGTCTCGACTTGCGCCAGACAAATGTATCCCCGGTAGCCTCGAGGATCACAACAAATGGGGGAGTGAAATAAATACAGGGATCACCCTCGAACCACGGGGCATGGAAAAACATGACATCTAATGGGAGCTGTAGAGAACGCCTTTGACGAGAAAATCAACATCTAAGATAAAGTGAAGCTCAGCAGAGAAATTGATGAAGAGGAGAGGGGTATGTGTTTTTTTGATCTCTGTATTTAGCCGGCCAATATGGCTGCAGCTGGCTCATTCGGATTCTTTGAATGAGCGTGAGCTTTACAGTCAAGTGATTTCTTTCTGGcaccaacattgtctgaaccgaGTACAGGTCTGACAGAAAACTGAAATATCATTTCGTTATTTGTATAACAGGTTGTTGATTTCTAAAACATATTAGAGCCTTTGTTTGTTTGGATAATACACTTTAACGTCCTTACATTTTTTCATCTATTTTTTCTATTGTTTTTACATAACAAATAACAAGCTATTGTCTTCTGTTAAAGACCATCTTTAAAAAAGgttaaacaaaatttaaaaaaggagggggggtggggtggggggggggggggatggtgtaGGGAaattgaagaaaagaaaaggtaACATTTATAAATATTTAAAGTATTGCTTTAGCATCCCGATGTACGTTTAGTTTTAAACACGCAAGAAGATTTGCTCAAAAGGGCAATTTATATCACAACATTAATTTCTTCACAAATGCATCAAAGCTGGACATTTAACATTCGACTGTATGTGCCCAAAATATTATTGACAGgtcgagagcgagagagagagagagagagagagagagagagagagagagagagagaaagaaagagagagagagagagagagagagagagcgagagcgagagagagagagagagagaggggggggactgagatagacagacagacagactgacatatTTCCTTATCCTAAATTCAACGTCTCTCCATATATATTATGTTCTCAGAAGCTGCTAACAACATTTTGAATTTGTATGATGTAATCGTCATGATACATGTTAAAATATCAACAAAATATCAACCAACATTCGTTTTGTTCAAAACAATATAAAATGCAACTAACTGCACCCTCATATACAGCCATCAGATGCACACATTTGAGTGCAAAACAATTTCAACATTTCAACATCTACGAATAAATAATGTTAAGAAAGTTTTATCTTCCAGGCAGTATAATGTCCACTGTACATGCCAATTAAATATCATGAACATTACAACCGCTTTGTGCGTGAAACAAATGCCACTACATGTATTACCTTCTGTCATTTTTAGTCATAATGAGAGAAGAAATAAGCTACTATacatactccccccccccctcctgtaCCCACGAATAAGATTGAAAAGAAGATTCTTAGTTTGAAGAATAATCATCTTGAAATCGACGAAAAAGGTAATGACATTTGCGATGTGAAACAGTTGACTTTCAAAGGTAATAATACAAGGATCACAGAAAAGGTAGCACAGAAGAAGAATACCTCAATAATCTATGACAGGTTAAAGAAACAATGTTTAAACAACCAAATAACTAACAAGTACTAACACATACTGGACTAGATAATAAATGAGCAgattaaagaaagaaatatgctGGACAATATAAAATCACCTTCCCATGCTCCCGATCttcttactcccccccccctctcactcactctctctctctctctcgctctttctctctctctctctctctctctttctctctctctctttctctttctctctctctctctctctctctctctctttctctctctttctttcactctttctctctctctctctctctctctctctctctctctctctctctctctcggctcaaACATGCGGTCTGCATTCAAGCATGTAAATAAGTCATAATGTTCAATTTTCAATGCTGTTGCAAGTGTACGTACATGCCAGAACATGATTTTGATACTCCAATATCAAACGACCTTATATACTACATTGGTAGTACACATGCAGGCATTACGTTGCACACACTTTGATTCTGAGTCTTTTTGAACTTCATTCTCGTGATCATACCATGTGTCTCTCATTTTTGTGTACACAAAACAGGACTTTTTGCAGTTTGTCATGCAGTCTAtgttctgtatttctgtctcaaCGCCAAACTAAACAAGTCTACACAGCAGAATGTTCAGCAGttctgtaaaaaaacaaaccaactgGTGGCTGAAACAATGTCAAGGATTCACCCAGAAGAGTCAGTCAGCACACAAAAGTGACCTGATTCTGCGCCATAAACTCATCAGCACTTCCAAACAACACTTCGGGCAGCAAAACATAATTACAAGACATTCACCTCTCGGAGTGCACTTCAAGTATTTCATTCGTTTTGTAAATACTTTGGCTTGTGATACTTGAAGGTCTTGTCTATTTTGCTGCTGGTGCATCTTGCGAATTTGTTTTACTTCGCATTATCAGCAAATTAATGTAATTAAGTATACTCATGTTATATAAAGTGTCAGAGCGTATCTGAAGTTTCTACTAAATAAGGTTAGTCAAAGACAGAAGGGAAAACCTCAGTTTTGTTCGAGTTTGTTTGAGCTCTTTTCCCGTCTGGCTGACCTTTTCCTTATTTCTTCTACAAATACATTAATATGGTTAGATCGCACTTGAAGTCCGCACCAAGCAACTCTCCTCATCTTTTATCAGTTATCACTGATTCCTGTTCACATACAAGTTCGCAACTTGAGTAGCTTTTTGTCTTTGTGAACATatagtgaccctccaccacggaatgagtggcatgtcacctcgcgcggttctgcgctaggcttaatataagtccgggggggggggggttgtgtgggggggggggggtgtctggtaacagtgtgagggtcatcttagtcacaggcttataactcaaacagttttcgctcttttctaaaacgggtttcaccactggatagagaataaaacactctttaggaaaatgtaataaatatgaaaatcatgcaaaggtgacatgcgactcatttcgtggtggagggtcacaattatagTCAGCTATACACAGCCTACGGTGTCTCGGGTCAACGTCAACTTGCCAGCAACTCTTTTGAAATAGACTTTGTCCGTTACCTGTCTTTTGTCGTGGACAGATCAAATCTCACTCTTGCAATGAGAAGTAGTTTTCGTCAGGTCCCAATTCTTTCCGTCGCGGCAACCAAAGTTAGTTCTCAGAAAATCATATATGACAAGTATAGATTTTGTCAGATACCTGTTACTCTGGCGTCCACGACGGACCTCACAAAGTAGGTGAGCAGAAGATTGTTGTCAGTCATGATTACAAACACTCACGTGGCCTGGCCAAAGTACGGGTAATAGACGGAGTGAGCAGCAGCGGCAGCGTTACTATGGTAACCGCCGTGAGCACGCAGAAGTCCCAGAGGCCCCAGAAGCCCCGGGTTGTGAAGATAAGGGTGTAGAGCCTGGCCGTACAGCATCCCGGCCGCGTAGGGCGAGGAGAAGGTGCTCAAGGACCCCGGGCTGGGGGGGATCGTGGGGCTGTTCACGTCCAGACCCGGGTTCTGCTTCTTCCACTTGGTGCGGCGGTTCTGGAACCAGATCTTCACCTGGGTCTCCGTCAGGTTGAGAGACAGGGCCAGGTTGAGTCTCTCGCACACGGAGAGGTAGCGTGTGGTCTTGAACTTGTTCTCCAACGACACCAGCTGCTCGTAGGTGAAGGCCGTTCTGGCTCGTCTCGGTTTGCCCGGCTtatctccgtctctgtctctgcctcctCCGTTGCTGTCGCTGTCTCCTGCCTTGTTCTTGGAGTGTTCTCCGTCACCGTCCTTCCTGTCGGCCAAGCTGTCGTCACAGTCGTCGTCGTAGTTGTCGTGGGACGAGTCCAACGATTCGTCGTCGTCGCGGAGTCCTCCTGCAGCACAGAGAAAGGAGGGATGTGTTAGTTAAAAACAATATcgtttaatttttaatttgtatttatctattgatcttttttttacGGTAACAGTCTGACTATATCACTTCTGCCACGGTCAAGATAAACTACCGGTACTATATACCCCTGGTGGTGGTTTTGTTATTGCTATTATCTACAAGGATGAAGAAATTCGTATTATAAAATAACTTGATTTTGAAGATAGATAGCATGAGGTGCCATCGCCTTTTTGAAGGCTTCTCTTCTCTCGtgctgttttatttattttctttttatttcattcaatcTAATTTCGCTTTGTTTAATTTGATTTCAATTAAGTTTCAGTTTCCTTTCATTTATCATGGTTTTATTTAATCTCATCTCATCCTTATTTATTTTAAACTGATTTTATTTATTGTAATTTATTTTCGTTGCCTGTATTTTTTGTTAAAGATCCTTGTGTGCAAATGTGTTTACGTGTGTTgctgtatacgtgtgtgtgtgaaggtgccATCTTGCATGAAGTTTCATTAAAATGAGTGTACAATCTTTGTGTATTTTCTTATTTACATATTAACATGAGTCGGTTGATTTTTTACAACTACTTCATTGTGAACTAAATGCATTATGGAGCAACATTTTCTATACAATAATTATACAAAGTTTACAGTATAAGAGCTATTTGCTATTTGCTACTGCATGAGCGAGTTTTCATTTTTCTGGAAATTTATTTTGTCTACACTTGAAAATATACAGATAACTgaaataaatacatgtatacacataaATGAATAAGTTAACGAATGTagaaataaatcaataaatgaataaatgagtGACTAAATagatgaaataaataaataaatgagtaATCAAattaataaacaaacaaacaaacaaataaataaacgaac
It includes:
- the LOC138957256 gene encoding homeobox protein slou-like; translated protein: GLRDDDESLDSSHDNYDDDCDDSLADRKDGDGEHSKNKAGDSDSNGGGRDRDGDKPGKPRRARTAFTYEQLVSLENKFKTTRYLSVCERLNLALSLNLTETQVKIWFQNRRTKWKKQNPGLDVNSPTIPPSPGSLSTFSSPYAAGMLYGQALHPYLHNPGLLGPLGLLRAHGGYHSNAAAAAHSVYYPYFGQAT